A genomic window from Erythrobacter sp. BLCC-B19 includes:
- a CDS encoding cisplatin damage response ATP-dependent DNA ligase, protein MDRFAALLDALVYTTSRNRKLALIAAYLRASPDPDRGWALAALTDGLDFPAVKSSTIRNLMMERVDPVLWALSRDFVGDTAETASLLWPEPTDGAQRSDLPLAEVVERLSGLTRASAPRELAALFDRLDARGRFALIKLATGGMRVGVSARLAKTAFAQAFGVSLDDVEEFWHALAPPYTALFAWAAHGGPAPDLAGVPRFRPFMLAHPLEDGTVDLADYAAEWKWDGIRVQLVRAGGETRVYSRSGDDISATFPELLDVLPFDAVLDGELLVRGSAQGGEVGGAASFNALQQRLGRKTVSKAMLRDYPAFVRLYDVLLLDGQDWREAPWKSRRATLEALIPRLPESHFDLSQLVEAEDFAQLSAIRDTARDEAIEGLMLKHRESPYVAGRKVALWYKWKRDPLLVDCVVMYAQRGSGKRSSFHSDFTFGCWDGDPDAGAELLPVGKAYSGFTDAELKQLDKFVRQNTLNKFGPVREVKRELVFEVAFDSVHASKRHKSGLAMRFPRIHRIRWDKPAHEADRLETLRGLIKD, encoded by the coding sequence ATGGATCGTTTTGCCGCCCTGCTCGATGCGCTGGTCTACACCACCAGCCGCAACCGCAAGCTCGCGCTGATCGCGGCCTATCTGCGTGCAAGTCCCGATCCCGACCGCGGCTGGGCGCTGGCCGCGCTGACCGACGGGCTGGATTTCCCGGCGGTGAAGTCCTCGACCATCCGCAACCTGATGATGGAGCGGGTCGATCCGGTGCTGTGGGCGCTGAGCCGCGACTTCGTCGGCGACACGGCGGAGACTGCGAGCCTCTTGTGGCCCGAGCCCACGGACGGCGCCCAGCGCTCCGATCTGCCACTTGCCGAGGTGGTCGAGCGCCTTTCGGGGCTGACCCGCGCCTCGGCTCCACGCGAGCTCGCGGCGCTGTTCGACCGGCTCGACGCCAGGGGCCGCTTTGCGCTGATCAAGCTGGCGACGGGCGGGATGCGGGTCGGCGTTTCGGCAAGGCTGGCGAAGACGGCGTTTGCGCAGGCGTTTGGCGTGTCTTTGGACGATGTTGAAGAGTTTTGGCACGCGCTTGCCCCGCCATACACTGCGCTGTTCGCATGGGCGGCGCACGGCGGCCCCGCGCCCGATCTCGCCGGCGTCCCCCGCTTCCGTCCCTTCATGCTCGCCCACCCGCTTGAGGATGGCACAGTCGATCTCGCCGATTATGCCGCCGAGTGGAAGTGGGACGGGATCCGGGTGCAGCTGGTGCGCGCCGGAGGCGAGACGCGGGTCTATTCGCGCTCGGGTGACGACATTTCGGCGACCTTCCCCGAACTGCTCGATGTGCTGCCTTTCGACGCGGTGCTCGATGGCGAATTGCTGGTGCGGGGCTCCGCGCAGGGCGGAGAGGTCGGGGGCGCGGCGAGCTTCAACGCGCTCCAGCAGCGGTTGGGGCGCAAGACCGTGTCCAAGGCGATGCTGCGCGATTACCCCGCCTTCGTGCGCCTCTACGATGTGCTGCTGCTCGACGGGCAGGACTGGCGCGAGGCACCGTGGAAGTCGCGCCGCGCGACTCTCGAAGCCCTGATACCGCGCCTGCCGGAAAGCCACTTCGACCTCTCCCAGCTGGTCGAGGCCGAGGATTTCGCGCAGCTTTCCGCGATCCGCGACACCGCGCGCGACGAGGCGATCGAAGGCCTGATGCTCAAGCACCGCGAGAGCCCCTATGTGGCGGGGCGCAAGGTTGCCCTCTGGTACAAGTGGAAGCGCGATCCGCTGCTGGTGGATTGCGTGGTGATGTATGCCCAGCGCGGCAGCGGCAAGCGCTCGAGCTTCCATTCCGATTTCACCTTCGGCTGCTGGGACGGCGACCCCGATGCCGGGGCCGAGCTGCTCCCCGTCGGCAAGGCCTATTCCGGCTTCACCGATGCCGAGCTGAAGCAGCTCGACAAGTTCGTGCGGCAGAACACGTTGAACAAGTTCGGCCCGGTACGCGAGGTGAAGCGCGAACTGGTGTTCGAGGTGGCGTTTGACAGCGTTCACGCCAGCAAGCGCCACAAGAGCGGCCTCGCCATGCGCTTCCCCCGCATCCACCGCATC
- a CDS encoding ligase-associated DNA damage response exonuclease, translating to MTAAPFSWIRPEPWGIHIVPADAWVDPSRPVPRALVTHGHADHARGGHGITIATPATLAIMELRYQTREGASPVEYGESIAIGGGVTATFLPAGHVLGSAQILLEHAGERVIITGDYKRAPDPTCAPFEVTPCDIFITEATFGLPVFTHPPIGEEIAKLLEARAASPDSCILVGAYALGKAQRVIAELRAGGHHETIWLHGAMEAMCRLYEEHGVMLGDLRLVSDATKDEMRGGIVIAPPSALNDRWSRRLPDPVTAMASGWMRVRGRARQRGVELPLVISDHADWNELTRTIAEVNPQETWITHGREEALLRWCALGQRRARALALVGYEDEDD from the coding sequence ATGACCGCCGCCCCCTTCTCCTGGATCCGGCCCGAACCGTGGGGCATCCACATCGTCCCCGCCGACGCCTGGGTCGATCCTTCGCGGCCCGTGCCCCGCGCGCTGGTGACCCATGGCCACGCCGACCACGCGCGCGGCGGGCACGGCATCACCATCGCCACCCCGGCGACGCTCGCGATCATGGAACTGCGCTACCAGACCCGCGAAGGCGCCTCGCCGGTGGAATATGGCGAGAGCATCGCCATCGGCGGGGGCGTGACGGCGACCTTCCTGCCTGCCGGGCACGTTCTCGGCAGCGCCCAGATCCTGCTCGAACACGCGGGCGAGCGCGTCATCATCACCGGCGATTACAAGCGCGCCCCCGATCCGACCTGCGCGCCTTTCGAAGTCACCCCCTGCGACATCTTCATCACCGAGGCGACCTTCGGCCTCCCGGTCTTCACCCACCCGCCCATCGGCGAGGAAATCGCCAAACTGCTCGAAGCCCGCGCGGCGAGCCCCGACAGCTGCATCCTCGTCGGCGCCTATGCGCTAGGCAAGGCGCAGCGGGTGATCGCGGAACTTCGCGCGGGCGGCCACCACGAGACGATCTGGCTCCACGGCGCGATGGAGGCGATGTGCCGGCTCTATGAGGAACACGGCGTGATGCTGGGTGATTTGCGGCTGGTGAGCGATGCGACCAAGGATGAAATGCGCGGCGGCATCGTCATCGCCCCGCCGTCTGCCCTCAACGACCGCTGGAGCCGCCGCCTGCCCGATCCGGTCACCGCGATGGCATCAGGCTGGATGCGGGTGCGCGGGCGCGCCCGGCAGCGCGGGGTCGAGCTGCCGCTGGTGATTTCCGACCATGCCGACTGGAACGAACTCACCCGCACGATCGCAGAGGTGAACCCGCAGGAAACCTGGATCACGCATGGCCGCGAGGAGGCCTTGCTGCGCTGGTGTGCGCTGGGCCAGCGCCGCGCGCGGGCGCTGGCGCTGGTTGGCTATGAGGACGAGGATGACTGA
- the clpA gene encoding ATP-dependent Clp protease ATP-binding subunit ClpA has product MPSFAQNLERTLHNALGNASERRHEYATLEHLLLALIDDEDAAAVMAACGVDLAELGEVVKQYLDQEYQSLKTEDGADPQPTAGFQRVIQRAILHVQSSGKDTVTGANVLVALFSERDSYAVYFLQQQDMSRLDAVSYISHGIGKGGRQIEPKTPQGTDKQEEAAQQSKEQGGNKKETALDQFTVNLNAKAESGKIDPLIGRGPEVDRTIQILCRRSKNNPLYVGDPGVGKTAIAEGLARKIVEGDVPEVLAEAVIYSLDMGALLAGTRYRGDFEERLKQVVTELEAMPHAVLFIDEIHTVIGAGATSGGAMDASNLLKPALSSGAIRCIGSTTYKEFRNHFEKDRALLRRFQKIDVNEPTIEDTIKILKGLRSAFEDHHKVKYTPDAIKTAVELSARYINDRKLPDKAIDVIDEVGAMQMLVPPSRRKKTITAREIEQVIATMARIPPKSVSKDDKKALENLERDLKHVVFGQDEAIQRLATAMKLSRAGLRDPDKPIGSFLFSGPTGVGKTEVARQLATIMGIELKRFDMSEYMERHSVSRLIGAPPGYVGYDQGGLLTDAVDQNPHCILLLDEIEKAHPDLFNILLQVMDNGRLTDHHGKTVDFRNVVLIMTTNAGASDMARQGIGFGDVSKADAGDEAVKKMFTPEFRNRLDAIVPFAYLGKSIVARVVDKFILQLELQLAEQNVHIQFDSDARSWLADKGYDKLYGARPMARLIQEKIKQPLAEELLFGKLADGGEVHVSIKDGKPAFEMTPAPPKVKPAKKVSVKKKPAAKNPAPETDEG; this is encoded by the coding sequence ATGCCCAGCTTCGCCCAGAACCTCGAACGCACGCTGCACAATGCGCTCGGCAATGCATCCGAACGGCGGCACGAATATGCCACGCTCGAACACCTGCTGCTGGCGCTGATCGACGATGAGGACGCTGCTGCGGTAATGGCCGCCTGCGGGGTCGACCTTGCCGAACTGGGCGAGGTGGTGAAGCAGTATCTCGATCAGGAATATCAGAGCCTCAAGACCGAGGACGGCGCCGATCCGCAGCCCACCGCGGGCTTCCAGCGGGTGATCCAGCGCGCGATCCTCCACGTCCAGTCGAGCGGCAAGGACACCGTCACCGGCGCCAACGTGCTGGTCGCACTGTTTTCCGAGCGCGATTCCTACGCGGTCTATTTCCTCCAGCAGCAGGACATGAGCCGGCTGGATGCGGTGAGCTATATCAGCCACGGCATCGGCAAGGGCGGGCGCCAGATTGAGCCCAAGACCCCGCAGGGCACCGACAAGCAGGAAGAAGCGGCGCAGCAGAGCAAGGAGCAGGGCGGCAACAAGAAGGAAACCGCGCTCGACCAGTTCACCGTCAACCTCAACGCCAAGGCCGAAAGCGGCAAGATCGACCCGCTGATCGGGCGCGGGCCGGAGGTTGACCGGACGATCCAGATCCTGTGCCGCCGTTCGAAGAACAACCCGCTCTATGTGGGCGATCCCGGCGTCGGCAAGACCGCCATCGCCGAAGGCCTCGCGCGCAAGATCGTCGAGGGCGATGTGCCCGAGGTGCTGGCCGAAGCGGTGATCTACTCGCTCGACATGGGCGCGCTGCTCGCGGGCACCCGCTATCGCGGTGACTTTGAAGAGCGGCTGAAGCAGGTCGTCACCGAGCTTGAGGCGATGCCCCACGCGGTGCTGTTCATCGACGAAATCCACACCGTGATCGGTGCCGGCGCGACCAGCGGCGGGGCGATGGACGCCTCGAACCTGCTGAAGCCCGCGCTGTCCAGCGGCGCGATCCGTTGCATCGGCTCGACCACCTACAAGGAATTCCGCAACCACTTCGAAAAGGACCGCGCGCTGCTGCGCCGGTTCCAGAAGATCGACGTGAACGAGCCCACCATCGAGGACACGATCAAGATCCTCAAGGGTCTGCGCAGCGCGTTCGAGGATCACCACAAGGTCAAGTACACCCCCGACGCGATCAAGACCGCAGTCGAGCTGTCGGCGCGCTACATCAATGACCGCAAGCTGCCCGACAAGGCGATCGACGTGATCGACGAGGTCGGCGCGATGCAGATGCTGGTGCCGCCCAGCCGCCGCAAGAAGACCATCACCGCGCGCGAGATCGAGCAGGTGATCGCGACGATGGCGCGCATCCCCCCGAAGTCGGTCAGCAAGGACGACAAGAAGGCGCTCGAAAACCTCGAACGCGATCTGAAGCACGTCGTCTTCGGGCAGGACGAGGCGATCCAGCGTCTCGCCACCGCGATGAAGCTGTCGCGCGCCGGGCTTCGCGATCCCGATAAGCCGATCGGCTCCTTCCTGTTCTCCGGCCCCACCGGCGTCGGCAAGACCGAAGTCGCGCGCCAGCTCGCCACGATCATGGGGATCGAACTCAAGCGCTTCGACATGAGCGAATATATGGAGCGCCATTCGGTCAGCCGCTTGATCGGCGCGCCTCCGGGCTATGTCGGTTACGATCAGGGCGGGCTGCTGACCGATGCGGTCGACCAGAACCCGCACTGCATCCTGCTATTGGACGAGATCGAGAAGGCGCACCCTGACCTGTTCAACATCCTGCTCCAGGTGATGGATAATGGCCGCCTGACCGATCACCACGGCAAGACGGTCGATTTCCGCAATGTCGTGCTGATCATGACCACCAATGCCGGTGCGTCGGACATGGCGCGGCAGGGGATCGGCTTCGGCGATGTGTCAAAGGCCGACGCGGGCGACGAGGCGGTGAAGAAGATGTTCACCCCCGAATTCCGCAACCGCCTCGATGCGATCGTGCCCTTCGCCTATCTCGGCAAGAGCATCGTCGCGCGCGTGGTCGACAAGTTCATCCTCCAGCTCGAACTCCAGCTGGCCGAACAGAACGTCCACATCCAGTTCGACAGCGACGCGCGCAGCTGGCTCGCCGACAAGGGCTATGACAAGCTCTACGGCGCCCGCCCGATGGCCCGCCTGATCCAGGAAAAGATCAAGCAGCCGCTCGCCGAGGAACTGCTGTTCGGCAAGCTCGCCGACGGCGGCGAGGTTCATGTCAGCATCAAGGACGGCAAGCCCGCCTTCGAAATGACCCCGGCCCCGCCGAAGGTGAAGCCTGCCAAGAAGGTGTCGGTGAAGAAGAAACCTGCCGCCAAGAACCCCGCTCCGGAAACGGACGAGGGCTGA
- a CDS encoding DUF1192 domain-containing protein: MEEPDRPRPSGDAASRLAGEDLGPYSQAELAERIALLEAEIARVTAHRDKAAAHRAAADALFGGKAGG; this comes from the coding sequence ATGGAAGAACCCGATCGCCCACGCCCCAGCGGAGACGCGGCGAGTCGCCTCGCGGGCGAAGACCTCGGCCCTTACTCGCAGGCCGAGCTGGCAGAGCGGATCGCGCTGCTCGAGGCCGAGATTGCCCGGGTGACAGCCCACCGCGACAAGGCCGCCGCCCACCGCGCCGCCGCCGACGCGCTGTTCGGCGGGAAAGCGGGCGGATGA
- a CDS encoding NAD(P)H-quinone oxidoreductase, giving the protein MQAIGFDAPGGPEVLRLQSVPLPRLRPDDVLIRVAYAGVNRPDCLQRAGAYPPPPGASPLLGLEVAGEIVAVGTEVPREMIGQYVAALTPGGGYAEYCAAHWQHTLPVPEGMMLSEAAALPETLFTVWHNLFERGLARDGESVLIHGGTSGIGTMAIMLAKAFGLTVIVTCGDTAKCAAATRIGADVAINYREQDYVEAVLAHTEGKGVNIVLDMVSGDYVARNLKCLAEDGRHVTIAVLGGAKADINMAVVMMRRLTLTGSTLRPRSDAFKAALADEIADNAWPLFCDGELSPVMDMTFPLAEAAAAHARMEKGEHIGKIVLEVAGG; this is encoded by the coding sequence ATGCAGGCCATCGGCTTCGATGCGCCCGGCGGGCCGGAGGTGCTGCGGCTCCAATCCGTGCCTCTGCCGCGCCTGCGCCCCGATGATGTGCTGATCCGCGTCGCCTATGCCGGGGTCAACCGCCCCGATTGCCTCCAGCGCGCGGGCGCCTATCCCCCGCCGCCGGGCGCTTCGCCCCTGCTGGGGCTGGAGGTCGCGGGCGAGATCGTCGCGGTCGGCACCGAAGTCCCGCGCGAGATGATCGGGCAATATGTCGCGGCCCTCACGCCGGGCGGGGGCTATGCCGAATATTGCGCCGCGCATTGGCAGCACACCCTGCCGGTGCCCGAGGGGATGATGCTGTCCGAAGCGGCGGCCTTGCCCGAGACGCTCTTCACCGTCTGGCACAACCTGTTCGAGCGCGGCCTGGCGCGCGACGGGGAAAGCGTGCTGATCCACGGCGGCACCAGCGGCATCGGCACTATGGCGATCATGCTCGCCAAGGCCTTCGGGCTCACAGTGATCGTCACCTGCGGCGACACCGCCAAATGCGCCGCCGCCACCCGCATCGGCGCGGATGTGGCGATCAATTACCGCGAACAGGACTATGTCGAAGCGGTGCTGGCCCACACCGAGGGCAAGGGTGTCAACATCGTGCTCGACATGGTGTCGGGCGATTATGTCGCGAGGAACCTCAAGTGCCTTGCCGAGGATGGCCGCCATGTCACGATCGCGGTGCTGGGCGGGGCCAAGGCCGACATCAACATGGCGGTGGTGATGATGCGCCGCCTGACGCTCACCGGATCGACCCTGCGCCCGCGCTCCGACGCCTTCAAGGCCGCGCTCGCCGACGAGATCGCCGACAACGCCTGGCCGCTGTTCTGCGACGGGGAGCTGTCGCCGGTGATGGACATGACCTTCCCGCTGGCCGAAGCCGCCGCCGCCCATGCGCGGATGGAAAAGGGCGAGCATATCGGCAAGATCGTGCTCGAGGTGGCGGGTGGCTGA
- a CDS encoding glutathione S-transferase family protein, with translation MAEALTLHEDPRSGNCFKIKLTAALLGLPLATRAYDIMRGETRTPEFLATVNANGRIPVLQIGEGADARFLPESNAACWYLAHGSALIPADRFGEADCLRWMFFEQYNHEPNVATLRFWLRFVGEANLSEQQRAQIGAKRMAGCAALELMDKHLADNTFFCGDGVTLADIALFPYTHVAEEGGFGLGDYPHIQAWIARIAALPGFVPMD, from the coding sequence GTGGCTGAGGCGCTGACCCTCCACGAAGACCCACGCAGCGGGAATTGCTTCAAGATCAAGCTTACCGCCGCGCTGCTCGGCCTGCCGCTGGCGACCCGTGCCTATGACATCATGCGGGGCGAGACCCGGACGCCCGAGTTTCTGGCAACGGTGAACGCCAATGGCCGCATTCCGGTGCTTCAGATCGGGGAAGGGGCAGACGCGCGCTTTCTGCCCGAGAGCAACGCCGCCTGCTGGTATCTCGCCCACGGCTCGGCATTGATCCCGGCGGATCGTTTCGGCGAGGCGGATTGCCTGCGCTGGATGTTCTTCGAGCAGTATAACCACGAACCCAACGTCGCCACCTTGCGCTTCTGGCTGCGCTTTGTGGGCGAGGCCAATCTGTCGGAGCAGCAGCGCGCGCAGATTGGCGCCAAGCGCATGGCAGGCTGTGCGGCGCTGGAATTGATGGATAAGCATCTGGCAGATAACACCTTTTTCTGCGGCGACGGCGTGACGCTCGCCGATATTGCGCTGTTTCCCTACACCCATGTGGCCGAAGAGGGCGGTTTCGGCCTGGGAGATTACCCGCACATACAGGCATGGATCGCGCGCATCGCAGCGTTGCCCGGCTTTGTCCCGATGGACTGA
- a CDS encoding UDP-2,3-diacylglucosamine diphosphatase has translation MTGADLDDLLPDNIASFPIVPPRTPEPEGPEHDAKRRSYRTIWISDVHLGTRGCNAALLIDFLDHTDSETIYLVGDIIDGWRLKKKFYWPAAHNDIVWRIMKRARRGTRVVYIPGNHDEMFRQFTGLNFGGIEIRRAAFHDTADGRRLMVLHGDEFDAVMLSHRWLAFVGDHAYHLMMKCNLAVNTVRRWMGKPYWSLSKAAKHKVKNAVEFIGKYEEVVARAAGERGVDGVVCGHIHTAEFRMFDHNGKPIEYWNDGDWVEGCNALVEHHDGRMEILHWPDEIKRRAAEPLAAESGGAMQSAREAA, from the coding sequence ATGACCGGCGCCGACCTCGACGATCTGCTCCCCGACAATATCGCCAGCTTCCCGATTGTCCCCCCGCGCACGCCCGAGCCGGAAGGGCCGGAGCACGACGCCAAGCGGCGTTCCTATCGCACGATCTGGATCAGCGACGTCCACCTCGGCACCCGGGGCTGCAATGCCGCGCTGCTGATCGACTTCCTCGACCATACCGACAGCGAGACGATCTACCTCGTCGGCGACATCATCGATGGCTGGCGGCTGAAGAAGAAGTTCTACTGGCCCGCCGCCCACAACGACATCGTCTGGCGCATCATGAAGCGCGCCCGGCGCGGCACGCGGGTGGTCTATATCCCGGGCAACCATGACGAGATGTTCCGCCAGTTCACCGGATTGAACTTCGGCGGGATCGAGATTCGCCGCGCCGCCTTCCACGACACCGCAGATGGGCGGCGGCTTATGGTGCTGCATGGCGATGAATTCGATGCCGTCATGCTGTCACACCGCTGGCTCGCCTTCGTGGGCGACCATGCCTACCACCTGATGATGAAGTGCAACCTCGCGGTGAACACCGTGCGGCGCTGGATGGGCAAGCCCTACTGGTCGCTCAGCAAGGCGGCCAAGCACAAGGTCAAGAACGCGGTTGAGTTCATCGGCAAGTATGAGGAAGTCGTCGCCCGCGCCGCTGGCGAGCGCGGGGTTGACGGGGTGGTGTGCGGGCACATCCACACCGCCGAGTTCCGGATGTTCGATCACAACGGCAAGCCCATCGAATACTGGAACGACGGCGACTGGGTCGAGGGCTGCAACGCGCTGGTCGAACATCACGATGGCCGCATGGAAATCCTCCACTGGCCCGACGAGATCAAGCGCCGCGCCGCAGAACCGCTCGCCGCCGAATCGGGCGGTGCCATGCAGAGCGCGCGCGAGGCGGCGTGA
- a CDS encoding glycosyltransferase family 4 protein translates to MAAIPLEGAAVTSLRPVPASIAIVTDAWHPQTNGVVRTLSTTCAVLRGWGHEVTVISPEGYRSIPAPSYPEIRLALTAPGAVGRRLAAIAPEAVHIATEGPLGLAARAYCLRRNVPFTTAYHTQFPDYVARRTGLPARVFWPYIRWFHRPAQRIMVATETIRAQLRDEGLTHLTHWSRGVDLACFSPQAPLPPEYAGIAGPILLYVGRVAVEKNIEAFLACPYPGTKVVVGDGPARAALEAKFPDALFLGKKSGAALAGCYAHADVFVFPSRTDTFGLVMIEALACGTPVAAFPVPGPLDILTDSVGAMSEDLTRAIDAARYCDRAACAAYGASFSWEAATRQFLSGLVALEEEEAVSLQTPDVF, encoded by the coding sequence CTGGCCGCGATCCCGCTTGAGGGTGCCGCCGTCACCTCGCTTCGGCCGGTTCCGGCCAGCATCGCGATCGTCACCGATGCCTGGCACCCGCAGACCAATGGCGTGGTGCGCACGCTTTCGACCACCTGCGCAGTGCTGCGCGGCTGGGGGCATGAGGTCACGGTCATCAGCCCCGAGGGCTACCGCTCGATCCCCGCGCCGTCCTATCCCGAGATCCGGCTGGCGCTGACCGCCCCCGGCGCGGTCGGGCGGCGGCTGGCGGCGATCGCACCCGAGGCGGTGCATATCGCCACCGAGGGGCCGCTGGGTCTTGCCGCGCGGGCCTATTGTCTGCGGCGCAACGTGCCCTTCACCACCGCCTACCACACCCAGTTCCCGGACTATGTCGCGCGCCGCACCGGGCTGCCCGCGCGCGTCTTCTGGCCCTATATCCGCTGGTTCCACCGTCCGGCGCAGCGCATCATGGTCGCGACCGAGACGATCCGGGCGCAGTTGCGCGACGAGGGTCTGACCCATCTCACCCACTGGAGCCGCGGGGTCGATCTCGCGTGCTTCTCGCCGCAAGCGCCGCTGCCGCCCGAATATGCCGGCATTGCCGGGCCGATCCTGCTCTATGTCGGGCGCGTCGCGGTCGAGAAGAACATCGAGGCGTTCCTCGCCTGCCCCTATCCCGGAACCAAGGTGGTGGTCGGCGACGGCCCGGCCCGCGCGGCGCTGGAGGCGAAGTTTCCGGACGCGCTGTTCCTTGGCAAGAAGAGCGGCGCGGCGCTGGCGGGTTGCTATGCCCATGCCGATGTCTTCGTCTTTCCCTCGCGCACCGACACCTTCGGCCTGGTGATGATCGAGGCGCTCGCCTGCGGCACGCCGGTCGCCGCCTTCCCGGTGCCGGGGCCGCTCGACATCCTGACGGATAGCGTGGGCGCGATGAGCGAGGATCTCACCCGCGCGATCGACGCCGCGCGCTACTGCGACCGCGCGGCCTGCGCGGCCTATGGGGCGAGCTTCAGCTGGGAGGCGGCGACCCGCCAGTTCCTGTCAGGGCTGGTGGCGCTGGAAGAAGAGGAAGCGGTTTCGCTCCAAACTCCCGACGTTTTTTGA
- a CDS encoding DUF1013 domain-containing protein has protein sequence MATKDQPKPLMPHATATWLVDNTALSFEQIAEFCGLHILEVQAMADDLAGSKYTGRDPVHSGELTQAEIEKGQADPAYVLKMHKAPVEVTRTKGPRYTPVSKRQDKPDGIAWILRHHPEVSDAQISKLIGTTRNTIGAIRDRSHWNIQNITPKDPVTLGLCSQRELDSMVAKAAKRAGITEDADAPAAPVRNDREKLIEELRAERDAQTKAASEAAQEAEAEAWLARKREAEAAEEKIDPESGFI, from the coding sequence ATGGCCACCAAGGATCAGCCCAAGCCGCTGATGCCCCATGCCACCGCGACCTGGCTGGTGGACAACACCGCATTGAGCTTCGAACAGATCGCCGAGTTCTGCGGCCTCCACATCCTCGAAGTGCAGGCGATGGCCGATGATCTGGCCGGCAGCAAGTACACCGGCCGCGATCCCGTCCACTCGGGCGAGCTCACCCAGGCCGAGATCGAGAAGGGCCAGGCCGATCCGGCCTATGTGCTCAAGATGCACAAGGCGCCGGTCGAGGTGACCCGCACCAAGGGGCCGCGTTACACCCCCGTCTCGAAGCGTCAGGACAAGCCCGATGGCATCGCCTGGATCCTGCGCCACCACCCCGAGGTGTCGGACGCGCAGATTTCCAAGCTGATCGGCACGACTCGCAACACCATCGGCGCGATCCGTGACCGTTCGCACTGGAACATCCAGAACATCACGCCGAAGGATCCGGTGACGCTGGGCCTGTGTTCGCAGCGCGAACTCGACTCGATGGTCGCCAAGGCCGCCAAGCGCGCCGGGATCACCGAGGATGCGGACGCGCCTGCGGCACCGGTGCGCAATGATCGCGAAAAGCTGATCGAGGAACTGCGCGCCGAGCGTGACGCCCAGACCAAGGCCGCCAGCGAAGCCGCGCAGGAAGCCGAAGCCGAAGCCTGGCTCGCCCGCAAGCGCGAAGCCGAAGCCGCCGAAGAGAAGATCGACCCCGAGAGCGGGTTTATTTGA